TTTCGCCGACACAGCTGGCTTCGGCCGAGAATTCGCGGATGTTGCAGGCCAGCGCTGTGTTGGTGACACCCAGAGCGAGCGCCACGGTAGCGGAGGCAACACCCAGAACGCGCACGGTACGGCGTGCGCTGCGGCGAGTTATGGACACGTTTGTCCTTTACATGCAGAACTGCGGGGGGCTGAGGGGGAGATGAGGCGATCGCGTGACCGACCTTCACCGTCCCCAGGAGTCTCACAGGTCTATAAGCGTTCGATAAGGAGTGTCAACGCATATGCGGGTTCGGGCCGTTGGCTTTGCCTGGTTATTAACGACGGGGACGTTTCAGGGCCTCCGGAGTCTCCTCGATCCGGTCACCGCGTGCGATACGGGACGCCGTCGGCCGTTCCCGGGCGAGAGGCGGCAAGAGGGGCCGCCGGGACGGCCGTCGGGGCCGATGCGCCGGACGAACGGCTTTCGGCCACCGCGGGCGGCGTCATGGTGACGGACCGTCAGTCTTCGACGGCCGTCGGGTCCATCCAGGTGATCTCCCAGGTGTGGCCGTCGAGGTCGTCGAAGCCGCGGCCGTACATGAAGCCGTGGTCCTGGACCCGGCCGGTGTCCGTGCCGCCCGCCTCGATCGCCCGGCCGACCAACTCGTCGACCTTCTCCCGGCTTTCGGCGCTCAGGCAGACCAGCACCTCGCTGGTCTTCGCCGCGTCCGCTATCTCCTTGTCGGTGAAGGTCGCGTAGAACGGCTTGGTGAGCAGCATCGCCACGATCGTGTCACTGATCACGACCGAGGCCGCGTTCTCGTCGCTGAACCGGGCGTTGATCGAGTAGCCCAGCGCCGTGAAGAACCTCTTCGAGGCGTCGAGGTCGTTCACGGCCAGGTTCACGAAGATCATCTGCTGGTACATCGAAGGTCTCCCTCGGTCAACTCTGTCGTGCTGTCGGGAGGGAAGACCAGGGCCCGCGCCGAAACTCATCGGCGCGGGCCCCTTCGATTCCGGCGGGTGCGCGGGCACCCGGCGGGTCAGCGGGTCAGCGGCATCGCCGCCAACTGCGCGACGGCCAGCGTCAGCGGGCCGAACAGGGCCAGCAGGGCACCGGCCCTGACGGCCGCCGCGCTGCGCAGCGTGGCGGCCGGGGCGCCCAGCCGCACCAGGGCGGCGGTGGTGTCCGCGCGGGACTGCCGGGCCTCGACGGCCGCGGTGAACAGGGTCGCGACCGCGCACCCCCCGACCAGCAGGGTGCCCAGCAGGGTGAGCGGTCCGAAGGCCGGGCCGCTCGGGTCGTACAGGGTGCTCATCGCGTACCCGCCGGAGGCGACCGCGCAGACGACGCCCAGCGGGCGCCCGATCCGGCTCGCCTCGTCCATCAGCACCCGCCCGGCCAGCAGCCGCAGCGCACCCGGGCGGAACGCCTGGAGCAGCCGCCCGCACAGGTGGGTGAGGCCGGGTCCCGCCAGGGCGAGGCCCGTCGCGGTGAGGACCCAGCCGAGGAGCACGGCGGGCGCGCCACCGGCCAGGCCGCCGGGCATCGGGAGCGCGGAGCCGGCGGCGGCCCGGCCCGCGTAGGACTCGACGGCCAGCCCCGCGGCGAGCGTGGCGATCCCCCAGGGCAGACCGGAGGGCGCCGGGCGGGGGGCGGCCGGGAGGTCGGTGAGGCCGACGATGGCCTGAACGGCGTCCGGGCGGGGAGCGTCGGCGGGGTCGGCGGTGGTGGCGGGGCCGGCCTGGTGGTCGGTGCGGGTGGTGCCCGGGGCGCCGTTGGTGTGAACGGTGCCGATGGTGCCGGTGGTGCCGTTGGTGTGACCCGCGCCGGCGGTGCTCGGGGTGCCATCGGTGTGGCCGGTGCCGGTGGTGCCGGTGGTGCCGGTGGTGCCAGTGGTGCCAGTGGTGCCGGTGGTGCTGTTCGTGCCGGTGAGGGCCTTGGTGCTCGCGGTATCTGAGAGGCCGTGAGAGTCCGGGAGGCCGGGGACGCCGTGGTGGCCAGGGGTGCTGGTGAGACCGTGGGAGTCCGCGGTACCGGAGACACCGTGGTGGCCAGGGGCGCTGGTGAGGCCGTGGGTGCCGCTCCCGGCCGTCGGGCCGCCGACGCCGTCCACGACCGCCCGGACGCCGTCCGCCCCGGCCGTCGTCGCTGCCGTCGTCCCCGTCATTGCGGTCGTCGTCGTCATCGCCACCGCCGGCGCCGTCGTCGCGGGTGTGCCGGTGCGGGGGCCTCGGCGACGGGCGCCGAAGCGGCCGTAACTGCCGAAGCTCTCGTGGTGGTCGGCTCTGCCGTAGGCGCCGAACCGGCCGAACGGCCTGGCCTGCGCCGGTGTCCGGGGCTCCCGCGGGCGCAGCGCCAGCGCGACCGTCAGCGACGCGGAGGCGGGGACCAGGACCAGCAGGGTCAGGGCCGCGGGCAGCGGCAGCGGGCGTCCCGCGGCGAGGAACTGGGCGGCCGCGCCGTCGAAGGGCATGCCGTTGAGGTCGCCGCGCAGATGCAGGAAGACCAGCATCGCGAGGAGCGATCCGAGCACGCAGGACAGGGCCGTGGTGACCGCCGAGACGGCCATCAGACCGGCCGGGCCGAGGCCGACCGCGGCGAGTCCCGAGCGGGGCCTCGCGCCCGGGTCGGTGCGGGCCACGGCGACCGCGAGGTAGACGGTCGCGGCCAGCGGCGTCAGACACCAGGCGAGCCGCAGCAGGGCCGCCGTCGAGGCGTCGTCCGGGTGGCCCATCGCGTAGCCCATCGTGCACAGCAGCAGGAAGCCGGTGCCCGCCGAGGCCGCCACCACCATCAGGCGGCGCAGTTGGACGGCCGGGTGGGCGCCGCGGCTCAGACGGAGAGCGAGCACGCCGGGCGACCTTCCGAGTCGGGGACCGGGGGCAGATGGACGGTGGTGACGCGCCGTCCGTCGAGCAGCGGGACCGTGCGGTCGGCGAGCGCCGCCGTCTCCGCGTCGTGGGTGGCCAGCACCACCGTGATGCCGTGCGAGCGGGCCGCCGAGGTGAGCGTGCGCAGCACCCGGGCGCGGTCGGCACGGTGCAGGGGCGCCGTCGGTTCGTCCGCGAAGAGCACGCCCGGGGTGGGGGCGAGCGCGCGGGCGATGCAGACGCGCTGGCGTTCGGCGTGGGTCAGCTCGTGCGGCCGTCTGCGGGCCCGGTCGGCGAGGTCGAGGCGGTCGAGCCACTCCATGGCGGCCGTCCTGGCGGCGGCGCGGCCGGTGCCGCGCAGCATCAGGGGGAGGGCGGCGTTCTCCCAGACGGTCAGCTCGGGGACGAGCGAGGGCGCCGGGTCGATCCAGCCGAAGCGGTCGCGGCGCAGCCGTTCCCTGGCGATGCGGCCCATGGTGTGCAGCGGGACGCCGGTGAACCAGACCTCGCCGCGCTGGGCGGTCGTCAGTCCGGCGAGGCAGCGCAGCAGCGTCGTCTTGCCGCTGCCCCGGGGGCCGACGACGGCCAGGATCTCGCCCTCCTCGACGCCGAGCGAGACGCCGCCGAGCGCGGGCGAACCGTCCTTGTGCCGGAAGTACAGGGCGCGTGCCCAGAGCACGTCGCTGTCGGGCGGGGCCACCATGGGCGTACACCTCGGTTCGGATCAGAGACGCCGTGCGCGGTTCGCGGGCTCCCCCGAGCGGGGGAACGAAGTCGACGAAGGCAGGGCCGATCGGTCACTGGCACGCTAGGCAGCGTCGGCCGGGAGGCCGGACAGCACACGGCCCCGGGCGCCCGTTTCTCACTCGAACGGGCGGCACCGGGGCCAGTGTTGATCAGCTGATCGGAGGAGTGCGGGTCAGAGCTTCGTCCACGCCTCCGTGAGCGTCGCGCGCAGGATCTGCTCGATCTCGTCGAAGGTCTCCTGGCGGGAGATCAGCGGCGGGGCGAGCTGGATGACCGGGTCGCCCCTGTCATCCGCACGGCAGTACAGGCCGTTGTCGAACAGCGCCTTGGAGAGGAAGCCGTACAGGACGCGCTCCGTCTCCTCGTCGTCGAACGACTCCTTGGTGTGCTTGTCCTTGACCAGTTCGATGCCGTAGAAGAAGCCGTTGCCGCGGACGTCGCCGACGATCGGCAGGTCGTTCAGCTTCTCCAGGGTGGCCCGGAAGGCGCCCTCGTTGTCCAGCACGTGCTGGTTGAGGCCCTCGCGCTCGAACAGGTCGAGGTTGGCGAGGCCGACCGCCGCGGAGACCGGGTGGCCGCCGAAGGTGTAGCCGTGCAGGAAGGTGTTGTCGCCCTTGTAGAACGGCTCGGCGAGCCGGTCGGAGATGATGCAGGCGCCGATCGGGGAGTAGCCCGAGGTCATGCCCTTGGCGCAGGTGATCATGTCCGGGACGTAGTCGAACTTGTCGCAGGCGAACATCGTGCCGAGGCGGCCGAAGGCGCAGATGACCTCGTCCGACACGAGCAGCACGTCGTACTGGTCGCAGATCTCGCGCACCCGCTGGAAGTAGCCGGGCGGCGGCGGGAAGCAGCCGCCGGCGTTCTGCACGGGTTCGAGGAAGACCGCGGCGACCGTCTCGGGACCCTCGAAGAGGATCTGCTGCTCGATCTGGTCGGCGGCCCAGCGGCCGAACGCCTCCGGGTCGTCGCCGAACAGCGGGGCGCGGTAGATGTTGGTGTTGGGCACCTTGTGCGCGCCCGGCACCAGCGGCTCGAACGGGGCCTTGAGGGCCGGCAGGCCGGTGATGGACAGGGCGCCCTGCGGGGTGCCGTGGTAGGCGACCGCGCGCGAGATGACCTTGTACTTGGTCGGCTTGCCGGTCAGCTTGAAGTACTGCTTGGCGAGCTTCCAGGCCGTCTCGACGGCCTCGCCGCCGCCGGTGGTGAAGAAGACCTTGTTCAGGTCGCCCGGCGCGTGGTGGGCGAGGCGCTCGGCCAGCTCCACGGCCTTGGGGTGCGCGTACGACCAGACCGGGAAGAAGGCCAGCTCCTGGGCCTGCTTGAACGCGGTCTCGGCCAGCTCGGTGCGGCCGTGCCCCGCCTGGACCACGAACAGGCCCGCGAGACCGTCGAGGTAGCGCCTGCCCTTGTCGTCGTAGATGTAGGTGCCCTCGCCGCGCACGATCGTCGGCACGGGGGCGTTCTCGTACGAGGACATGCGGGTGAAGTGCATCCACAGGTGGTCGTACGCGGTCTTGCTGAGGTCCTTCTGGCTCACGGTTATCGGGTTCCCCACATGTAGGTCTGCTTCTTGAGCTTCAGGTAGACGAAACTCTCGGTGGAGCGCACGCCGGGCAGTGTCCGGATGCGTTTGTTGATGACGTCCAGCAGGTGGTCGTCGTCCTCGCAGACGATCTCGGCGAGGAGGTCGAACGAGCCCGCGGTCATCACCACGTACTCGACATCCGACATGGCGGTCAGCGCGTCGGCGATCTTCTCGACATCACCCTCGACGTTGACACCGACCATCGCCTGCCGGCGGAAGCCCACGGTGAGCGGGTCCGTGACCGCGACGATCTGCATCACGCCCTGGTCGAGCAGCTTCTGGACGCGCTGGCGGACGGCCGCCTCGGAGAGCCCGACGGCCTTGCCGATCGCGGCGTACGGTCTGCGGCCGTCCTCCTGGAGCTGCTCGATGATGGCGAGGGAGACGGCATCCAGGTGCGGGGTGCCGTTCCTGGACTCCCTGGAGTCCCTCGGTTCTGCGCTTCGACTGACCACTCCCTCACTGTGCACGACGTCTCGACGGTTCCGCAAGGGCAGAGCGATGAAATCCGTTGTCTATGTGACCGTGACCTACGGATTTCGCAGCGTTGGCGCGATCAGGGGTGTTGAAAACGTGGGCCGACCGCTTACGGTAGTCGTCCATTCCACCGCTTCACCGACAGGAGGCCGGCAGTGAGCACCGAGCTGCGTCGTCTGCGCAATCACATCGACGGTGAGTTCCGCGACGCCGCCGACGGACGGACCACCGAGGTGGTCAACCCCGCGACGGGCGAGGCGTACGCGACCGCGCCGCTGTCCGGCGCCGCCGACGTGGACGCCGCGATGGCCGCCGCCGCGGCGGCCTTCCCCGGCTGGCGGGACACCACACCGGCCGAACGGCAGCGGGCCCTGCTGAAGATCGCGGACGCGTTCGAGGAGCGGGCCGAGGAACTGATCGCGGCGGAGGTGGAGAACACCGGCAAGCCGATCGGGCTGACCAGGTCCGAGGAGATCCCGCCGATGGTCGACCAGATCCGCTTCTTCGCGGGCGCGGCCCGGATGCTGGAGGGGCGCTCGGCCGGCGAGTACATGGACGGGATGACGTCGATCGTCCGCCGTGAGCCGGTCGGGGTCTGCGCGCAGGTCGCGCCCTGGAACTACCCGATGATGATGGCTGTCTGGAAGTTCGCGCCGGCCATCGCGGCCGGCAACACGGTCGTCCTGAAGCCGTCGGACACCACCCCGGCGTCCACCGTCCTGATGGCCGAGATCATCGGCGGGATCCTGCCGAAGGGCGTCTTCAACGTCGTCACCGGCGACCGCGACACCGGCCGCCGCATGGTCGAGCACCCGACCCCGGCGATGGCCTCCATCACCGGCTCGGTACGGGCCGGCATGTCGGTCGCCGAGTCCGCGTCCCGCGACCTCAAGCGGGTCCACCTGGAACTGGGCGGCAAGGCGCCGGTCGTCGTCTTCGCCGACACCGACCTCGCCAAGGCCGTCGAGGACATCTCGGTCGCGGGCTTCTTCAACGCGGGCCAGGACTGTACGGCGGCCACCCGGGTCCTCGTCCAGGAGTCGATCCACGACGAGTTCGTGGCCGCGCTCGCCAAGGCGGCGGCCGAGACGAAGACCGGGCAGCCCGACGACGAGGACGTCCTGTACGGCCCGCTCAACAACCCGAACCAGCTCGAACAGGTCTCCGGTTTCGTGGCGCGGCTGCCCGCGCACGCCAAGGTGGAGGCGGGCGGCCACCGGGTCGGCGAGAGGGGCTACTTCTACGCGCCGACCGTGGTGTCCGGGCTGAAGCAGGACGACGAGATCATCCAGAACGAGGTGTTCGGACCCGTCATCACCGTCCAGTCCTTCACCGACGAGGACCAGGCCGTGGAGTGGGCCAACGGCGTCGACTACGCGCTGGCCTCCTCGGTGTGGACCAAGGACCACGGCCGCGCCATGCGGATGTCCAAGCGGCTCGACTTCGGCTGCGTGTGGATCAACACCCACATCCCGCTGGTCGCCGAGATGCCGCACGGCGGCTTCAAGAAGTCCGGCTACGGCAAGGACCTGTCCGGGTACGGGTTCGAGGACTACACGCGGATCAAGCACGTGATGACGTCGCTGGACGCGTGAGCCGAGGAGACGGAGAGGGCGGCTCCGCAGTCTTGGACGGTCCCTGACAGCTCCGGGCGGCCCCCGACGACGGCCCCGGACGGCGAGAGCCGTCCGGGGCCGTCGCGCGTCGGCGTCGGGGCCGTCGCCGTCACCGGCGCGTGGGACGGCCTTGACCCTGGCGCTGGACAAGGTGTCCTGCCTGCGGGATCGCGCTCGACGCAGCGTCGATTGTCCGGCCGGGCGGGGGAGTTGCATGCTGCCGCAATGGCCCTGACACCGAAGACCCGCCCGCCCTCCCGCCGGACCCTGCTGCGCGCGCTGGGCGGGGGTGCGGTGCTCGGCGGGCTCGCCGGATGCGGGGTGCCGGCCGCGTACGTGGCGCCCGGCGACCGCGCGGTGGCCGACGTCTCGGAGCGGGACAGGCGGCTGCGGTTCGCCAACTGGCCGCTGTACATCGACACCGACGACAACGACGCGACGAAGCGGCCGACGCTGGACGCGTTCGAGAAGCGGACCGGGATCGCCGTCGACTACGTCGAGGAGATCAACGACAACGACGAGTTCTTCGGCAAGATCAGCCCCGCGCTGATGAACCACCAGCAGACCGGCCGGGACCTCATCGTCATCAGCGACTGGATGTGCGCGCGGTTCGTGCGGCTCGGCTGGGTCCAGCGGATGGACCGGTCCCGGCAGCCGAACCTCGCCAAGTCCCTCGACCCGCTGCTGAGTTCACCCGCCTTCGACCCGGGCCGCCGCTTCACCGTGCCCTGGCAGTCGGGCATCACCGGCATCGCCTACGACCGCCGCAGGGTGGGCCGGGAGATCCGCCGGGTCTCCGACCTGTGGGCCAAGGACCTCAAGGGCCGGGTGACCCTGCTCTCCGGGCTCGACGAGGCGTTCGCGCTGCTGATGCAGGGCAACGGCGTCGACATCAGGAAGTGGCGGGCGGACGACTTCCACCAGGTCTGCGACCAGGTCCAGAAGCATGTCGCCGAGGGCCAGATCCGCCGCTTCACCGGCAACGACTACACGAAGGACCTGGTCAGCGGGGATGTCCTGGCCTGCCAGGCGTACTCGGGCGACGTGATCCAGCTCCAGGCCGACAACCCCGACATCCGCTTCGTCGTCCCGGAGGAGGGCGCGGAGCTGTGGTCGGACTCCCTGATGATCCCGAACCGCGCCCGCCACAAGGGGAACGCGGAGCGGCTGATCGACTACTACTACGAGCCGGAGGTAGCGGCGGAGCTGGCGGCCTGGGTCAACTACGTCTGCCCGGTCCCCGCCGCCCGGGACGTCCTGGCCGCGTCCAAGGACAAGGAAACCGCCGAACTCGCGGAGAACCCCCTGATCTTCCCGGACGGCGGGATGCGCGAGCGGCTGGTGATCGCGCGGGACATCGCGGCACAGGAGCGGGTGGAGTTCGCGAAGCGGTGGAACCGGATCGTGGGCCTGTGACCGGCGGTGCCCGCGTTCGGACGGCGGCCGGTCAGACCTGGTTCTCGCCGCCGTCCACGTACAGGTTGGCGCCGAGGACGAAGCTGCTCTCGTCCGAGGCGAGGAACGCCACCACCGCGGCGATCTCCTCCGGCCGGCCCATCCGGCCCGCCGCGATGGCGGACCCGAGGTTCTTCCTGGCGTCGGCCGCGTTCTCCTCGCCGAAGACGGACGTGATGCCGGGGGTGTCCACCGGGCCGGGTGAGATCGCGTTGACCCGGATGCCGCGGCCGACGAGTTCGTTGGCCCAGGTCCGCGCGTAGGAGCGGACGGCGGCCTTGGACGCCGCGTACGTGCCGAACGCCCGGGTGCCGTGGTCGGCGGCGGTGGAGGCGTTGAGGATCACCGAGGCGCCGTCGTTGAGCAGCGGCAGGGCCTTGCGCACGGTGAGGACCGTGCCGCGCACATTGACCCCGAACGTCTGGTCGAAGTGCTCCTCGGTGCCCTCCTCCAGGGTGGCGAACTCGGCGTAGGCCGCGTTGGCGAACACCACGTCCAGGCCCCGGCCCCGGGCGCGGACCGCGTCGTACAGCCGGTCCAGATCGGCCGGGTTCGAGACGTCGCCGGGTACCGCGGTGGCCCGGTCGGGGCCGATCTCGGCGACGGCCGCCTCCAGTTCGGCCGCGCGCCTGCCGGTGACGAAGACGTGCGCGCCCTCGGCCGCCAGCCGGACGGCGCTCGCCAGACCTATCCCGGTGCCGCCGCCCGTGACGACGGCGGTCCTGCCCGCCAGCCGCCCTGTGCCGGTGCCGCCCGCTGTGTCCATGCCCATGGCCATGCCCTCCCTGAGTTCGGTACCGATCGGTACTGAATGCTGTCAGGGGTGACCGTAACACCTTCCGAACCGATCGGTACAGAAAGAGTAGGATGGCGTCATGGAGATCCACCGCAAGGCGCCGGCCGGCCGGCCGAGAGGGTTCGACGCCGACGAGGCGCTCGAACGCGCCGTGCACGTCTTCTGGGAGCAGGGCTACGAGGGCGCCAGCCTCACCGACCTCACCAGCGCCATGGGCATCACCCGCACCAGCATGTACGCGGCCTTCGGCAACAAGGAGGAGCTGTTCCGCAAGGCCCTGGAGCGCTACTCCGAAGGCCCCGCCGCCTACCTCGGCCGGGCGCTGCGGGAACCGACCGCCCGCCAGGTGGCCGCCGCCTTCCTCGACGGCTGCGTGCGGGCCACCACCCGGCCTGGCTGCCCCGCCGGATGCCTGGGTGTCCAGGGCTCCCTGGCCGCGGGCGAGCCCGGACGCAACGCCCGCGACGCCCTCGTCGCCTGGCGCAACGAGGGCGTCGTGCAGCTCCACGAGCGGTTCGCACGCGCCCTGGACGAGGGCGACCTGCCGCCCGGCGCCGACCCGCTGCTGCTCGCCCGCTACCTCATGACCGTCGCGAACGGCGTCGCCGTCCAGGCCGTGGGCGGTGCCGGTTCCGACGAACTGCACCGAGTGACCGACCTGGCTCTGCGAAACTGGCCGCCCACCTGACGACGGCCCCCGGAGCAGCCCGTGACCGCAGACCGACCCCCGTCGTTCGAGCAGCGGTTGCGGACCGTCGTCGCCTCCGAGCGGGCGCCGGCGCGGCTGCGGGCCTACTTCGCCGCCCGGTCCGAGAGCGGCGTGATCCCCTACACGGGGAGCCGCTTCGAGCACCTCGGAGGCGGCGGCGACCGGCCCCAGGTCATGAACACGGTCACCGCCGAGGACCTGCTCGCGGTGCAGACCCTGTCGGTGACCATCCCCTCGCAGGTCGCCCTCGACCTCCTCGAAGGCGACCTCGGGCGCCGGATCTCCGCACTGCTGAGCCGGATTCCCCACGATCTCGACATGGTCGACGCCGACGCCGCCGACCTGGAGCCCGGGTCCCCGGCCGATGACGCCTGGCGTCTGCTGCTCAAGCAGGACGGGATCGGATGGGTCAAGGCCGGCAAGCTGCTCGCGCGCAAGCGTCCTCGGCTGCTCCCCGTCTACGACGAGGTCGTCAAGTGCCTCGTCGGCCGGCCGAAGTCCTACTGGCTCGGGCTGCACGGCGCGCTCCGCGCCGACGACCGCGCGCTCCACCGCGAGCTGCTGGAGCTGCGGGCTTCCGCCGGGCTTTCGGAGACCGTCAGCGCGCTGCGCGTCTGTGACGTCGTCCTCTGGACGCACCACCGTGACGACCACCGGAGGCGTGGCTGCGCCGGGGGATGACACCCCGGCCGCTCACGTCGCCGTCTCCGCGAGGCGGGCCGCCCGGGTGCGGGGGCCGAAGACCGCGAGGACCACGGCGCCGGTCAGCCAGGTGCCCGCGATGAAGTAGAAGACGCTGCGGTAGCCGTGGTTCGTGTAGAGGGACGCCACGATCAGCGGGCCCGCCGCGTTCGAGAGGCGGCCGAGGCCGTAGGAGACGCTGGTGCCCAGGGAGCGGCCCCGGGTGTCGAAGACCTCGGGCGAGTAGGCGTAGCCGAGGGCCGTGTAGCCGCGTTCGAAGAGGTTGACCAGGAAGCCGAAGACGATGATCAGGACCGGGCTGAACGTCAGGCCGTACAGGAGCCCGCACACCGCGATCACCGTGCCGAAGCCGACCAGGCACCACTTGCGTTCGAAGCGGTCGGTGACCAGCGCCGCCAGGTAGGAGCCGAGCGGGGCGCCCACCGTGGTCAGGGCCACGTAGAAGACGGACTTCTCCACGCTGAAGCCCTCCTTCGCCAGCAGCGTCGGCGCCCAGCTCGAATAGCCGAAGAAGCCGATGGTCTGGGTCACCCAGACGACCGTGAGCAGCAGCGTCGGCAGCAGGTACTTGCGCTGGAGGAGCAGCCGCAGCGGTGCCTTGGTGACCGGCGCCTCGGTCACCGGCGGGGCCGGTTCGGGCAGCGGACCCTTCTCCGCCGCCACCTGCGCCTCGATCGCGCGCAGCACCTCGTCGGCCTTCTCGTGGTCGCCCCTGCTCTCGTACCAGCGCGGCGACTCCTTGAGGTGCCGGGTGAACAGGATGAGCAGCAGGCCGAGCGAGCCCCAGAGGTAGACGAGCCGCCACGACCAGTCGCTGAGCGGGACCACCACGCTGGCGATGAGGTTGGTGACCGGGGTGCCGCAGATGCCGATGACGATCGCGTACGCCTGGTACTTGCCGCGGACCGCGGCCGGATACATCTCGTTGATGTAGACGACGCCGACGACCGTCATCGCCGACAGGCCCGCCGACGTCAGCACCCGGAACACGCCGAGGGAGACCAGGTCCCAGGAGAAGACGGAGACGAGGGAGAAGAGGCCGAAGAACATCGTCGTCCGCACCAGGGCCCGTTTGCGGCCCCAGCGGTCGGCGAGGGCGCCGCCGGCCAGCGAGCCGACGAACATGCCGACGAATGACAGGGAGGTGACGTAGGCGACGTGGTCGACCGTCACGCCCCACAGGTCGATCAGCTGGGGCGCGGTGGTGGCGAAGCTGTTGATGTCCGCGAACTCGAAGAAGTACGCGAAGGAGACGGCCAGCAGCATGGTCTTGTGGAAGCCGGAGACCGGGAGCCGGTTCATCCGGTTCATCGCGTTGGCGTTCCGCACGGGCGGCCCTTCGGATCGGAGGGAGGGATGGGGGAGGGGGGAAGGGGGCTCGGGCCCGCCGTCACGGCCAGTACAGGGCCATCGGGTTGGTGACCAGCAGCTTCTGGCGGTGTTCTGGCGTCGGCGTCAGGTGGTCGACGTGGTCCGCGAGCAGGCCGTCGTCGGGCATGTGGTCCGTCAGGTTGGGGTGCGGCCAGTCGGTGCCCCACAGGACGCGGTCGGGGAACTCCGTCACCACCCGGCGGGCGAACGGCACCACGTCGGTGTACGCATGGCGTTCGCCGTCGAGGGCGGGCGGGCCGCTCACGCTGAGGCGTTCGGGGCAGGTCACCTTCACCCAGACGTCGTTGTCGTCGACGAAGCGCAGGAAGCGGCTGAACTCCGGTCCCCCGACCGGCCCGGTGACGTCGGGGCGGCCCATGTGGTCCACCACCAGCGGGGTCGGCAGCGAGGCGAAGAAGTCCTCCAGGTCGGGCAGGTCGGCGCTCTCGAAGTACAGGACGATGTGCCAGCCCAGCCGGGCGATCTTCCTGGCGATCGTCGTCAGGTCCGCCTCGGGCGAGGAATCGACCAGGCGGCGCACGAAGTTGAAGCGGACGCCCCGCACCCCGGCCGCGTCGAGGGCGCGGAGTTCGGTCTCGCCGATGTCGGGGCGGACCGTCGCGATGCCGCGGGCCAGGCCGTCGGAGGCGCGGACCGCGTCGAGCATCGCCGCGTTGTCCGCGCCGTGGCAGGTGGCCTGCACGATGACGTTCCTGGCGATGCCCAAGTGGTCGCGGAGGGCGAAGAGTTCGTCGCGTCCGCCGTCGCAGGGCGTGTACTTGCGCTCCGGTGCGAAGGGGAAACGGGCCTGCGGGCCGAAGACATGGCAGTGGGTGTCCACCGTGCCGGGCGGGAGGGCGCGGCGCGGCGCGGACGGATTCGGGTACCAGTCGAGCCAGCCGGGGGACTTGGGGGACAGCGGGGGCTGCGGGGACAGCGGGGGCAGCGGGGTGGGCATCGCGGACTTCTCCTGCGG
The sequence above is a segment of the Streptomyces griseoviridis genome. Coding sequences within it:
- a CDS encoding TetR/AcrR family transcriptional regulator; the encoded protein is MEIHRKAPAGRPRGFDADEALERAVHVFWEQGYEGASLTDLTSAMGITRTSMYAAFGNKEELFRKALERYSEGPAAYLGRALREPTARQVAAAFLDGCVRATTRPGCPAGCLGVQGSLAAGEPGRNARDALVAWRNEGVVQLHERFARALDEGDLPPGADPLLLARYLMTVANGVAVQAVGGAGSDELHRVTDLALRNWPPT
- a CDS encoding DUF6308 family protein, with protein sequence MTADRPPSFEQRLRTVVASERAPARLRAYFAARSESGVIPYTGSRFEHLGGGGDRPQVMNTVTAEDLLAVQTLSVTIPSQVALDLLEGDLGRRISALLSRIPHDLDMVDADAADLEPGSPADDAWRLLLKQDGIGWVKAGKLLARKRPRLLPVYDEVVKCLVGRPKSYWLGLHGALRADDRALHRELLELRASAGLSETVSALRVCDVVLWTHHRDDHRRRGCAGG
- a CDS encoding MFS transporter; this encodes MRNANAMNRMNRLPVSGFHKTMLLAVSFAYFFEFADINSFATTAPQLIDLWGVTVDHVAYVTSLSFVGMFVGSLAGGALADRWGRKRALVRTTMFFGLFSLVSVFSWDLVSLGVFRVLTSAGLSAMTVVGVVYINEMYPAAVRGKYQAYAIVIGICGTPVTNLIASVVVPLSDWSWRLVYLWGSLGLLLILFTRHLKESPRWYESRGDHEKADEVLRAIEAQVAAEKGPLPEPAPPVTEAPVTKAPLRLLLQRKYLLPTLLLTVVWVTQTIGFFGYSSWAPTLLAKEGFSVEKSVFYVALTTVGAPLGSYLAALVTDRFERKWCLVGFGTVIAVCGLLYGLTFSPVLIIVFGFLVNLFERGYTALGYAYSPEVFDTRGRSLGTSVSYGLGRLSNAAGPLIVASLYTNHGYRSVFYFIAGTWLTGAVVLAVFGPRTRAARLAETAT
- a CDS encoding amidohydrolase family protein; the protein is MPTPLPPLSPQPPLSPKSPGWLDWYPNPSAPRRALPPGTVDTHCHVFGPQARFPFAPERKYTPCDGGRDELFALRDHLGIARNVIVQATCHGADNAAMLDAVRASDGLARGIATVRPDIGETELRALDAAGVRGVRFNFVRRLVDSSPEADLTTIARKIARLGWHIVLYFESADLPDLEDFFASLPTPLVVDHMGRPDVTGPVGGPEFSRFLRFVDDNDVWVKVTCPERLSVSGPPALDGERHAYTDVVPFARRVVTEFPDRVLWGTDWPHPNLTDHMPDDGLLADHVDHLTPTPEHRQKLLVTNPMALYWP